The segment GTCGGATGAGTTGATGCACCGTTGGGCAGAGCGGGTGAAACCGGTCTTTCGGGAGGCGGAGCTTCGCTGGCCGGGAATGCCGCCGGCACCGGAGTTGCAGGGACGGTCGGGTGAACATACCCAAGACTTGGCGGAGATGATCAGGACCATGTCCGAAGTGTACACTTCAGACCCGGTGGCCCGTTGGTAGGGGGGATCCGAATGAGAGAAACGATGGCACCTGTATGGCGGGAGGCCCTGCAGGAGGTGAAGGATCCGGAGATCCCCGACCTCAGCATTGTGGAGTTGGGGATGGTGAACCGGGTGACAGAGGAGGCGGGGGAGGTACGGGTGGAGCTGACGCCCACCTTTGTCGGTTGCCCGGCCCTGGATTGGATCGCCGGCCAAGTGGAGGAACGGCTCTCCCAAGTGAAGGGAGTGTCCCGGGTGAGGGTCTCCTTTGTGATGGATCCGCCCTGGACCAGTGAACGCATCACACCGGAAGGCCGGGAAAAGCTGAAGAGTTTCGGGATCGCTCCGCCCCGGACCAGGGAGGAGGATCCGTTGGATATTGTGCCGGAGTGTCCCTTCTGTGGTACCGAGGG is part of the Kroppenstedtia eburnea genome and harbors:
- the paaD gene encoding 1,2-phenylacetyl-CoA epoxidase subunit PaaD; protein product: MRETMAPVWREALQEVKDPEIPDLSIVELGMVNRVTEEAGEVRVELTPTFVGCPALDWIAGQVEERLSQVKGVSRVRVSFVMDPPWTSERITPEGREKLKSFGIAPPRTREEDPLDIVPECPFCGTEGGEVLNLFGPTACRSIFYCRNCRQPFEGMKPI